One genomic segment of Penaeus chinensis breed Huanghai No. 1 chromosome 13, ASM1920278v2, whole genome shotgun sequence includes these proteins:
- the LOC125031921 gene encoding uncharacterized protein LOC125031921 has protein sequence MKNLLCVTLFLMSYFGLGYSKYCYACTDCVNVDTTVATVSCPASCLATVICDGYRVKTVSRMCSSTNEPQGCMNRTNSANCYCNYDRCDALLGRNPCNNATSSAISLSLVALTMFVAKIFHNPL, from the exons ATGAAGAATCTCCTCTGCGTGACGTTGTTCCTCATGTCATATTTTGGGCTTG GATATTCGAAATACTGCTATGCTTGCACCGATTGCGTGAACGTGGACACGACTGTCGCCACCGTGTCCTGTCCTGCCTCTTGCCTCGCTACGGTCATCTGTGACG GATACCGCGTCAAGACAGTGTCCCGGATGTGCAGCAGTACCAACGAACCCCAAGGCTGCATGAACAGAACCAATTCCGCCAACTGCTATTGCAACTACGACCGGTGCGATGCTCTTCTGGGACGCAACCCTTGCAACAATGCAACGAGCAgtgccatttctctctcccttgtggCTTTGACAATGTTCGTGGCCAAGATCTTTCATAACCCCTTGTGa
- the LOC125031920 gene encoding transmembrane protein 170B-like: MYPKGWCPGEVVLQTVTALILWCQSVGIPGGAEAVVAYSTQHDNAEIQDPQAGKKLKLFPELWKEIFLWGFFSMLFIHIVASIIAFLMLRKHKYGRFSAACILLIGMCTTFAMCAATSAALGFVLYQAKISLQPIEAMICGITQTALFIFFAFSRFMPTL; the protein is encoded by the exons atgtaccCTAAGGGTTGGTGTCCTGGTGAGGTAGTGTTACAGACTGTCACAGCACTCATACTTTGGTGTCAGTCTGTCGGAATCCCTGGGGGGGCTGAGGCCGTGGTAGCCTACAGCACCCAGCACGATAATGCCGAAATCCAAGATCCTCAAGCTGGAAAGAAACTCAAACTTTTCCCGGAGTTGTGGAAGGAGATATTTCTGTGGGGATTCTTCTCTATGCTGTTCATTCACATTGTGGCCAGTATCATTGCATTTTTGATGCTTAGGAAACATAAAtatggaag GTTTTCAGCAGCTTGTATATTGCTAATTGGTATGTGCACCACTTTTGCAATGTGTGCAGCTACAAGTGCAGCTCTGGGATTTGTTCTCTATCAAGCCAAGATTAGTCTGCAGCCCATTGAAGCCATGATATGTGGGATAACGCAGACCGCTTTGTTTATATTCTTTGCCTTTTCTCGGTTCATGCCAACTCTCTAG